In Xyrauchen texanus isolate HMW12.3.18 chromosome 13, RBS_HiC_50CHRs, whole genome shotgun sequence, a single genomic region encodes these proteins:
- the znf207b gene encoding BUB3-interacting and GLEBS motif-containing protein ZNF207b isoform X2: MGRKKKKQLKPWCWYCNRDFDDEKILIQHQKAKHFKCHICHKKLYTGPGLAIHCMQVHKETIDAVPNAIPGRTDIELEIYGMEGIPEKDIQDRRRVLDQKSPDGQKKKQNQDDSDEEDDDEAGPSSIQQPAVHPPAAYMPPMTQAGIPPGPRAQGIPPAIYARMPPMMAGVPPMMPGMPPVMPAMPPGMMPMGRMMHHGPVMPQMMPGMPPGMSSHVARPGMPPMAPAAPVTAPGMASRTAVPVTLSAASKPLFPSAVQAQQTVSGPSSTTSDPPKVTFPAYTQPSSSPSDAAPYVAKPPATVTSKPATLTTLSATSKLMHPDEDISLEERRAQLPRYQRLIPRPGQSAAAAASASPGGAVGGMMPAQQVMPPQQPGMRHSIHGQYGGPPQRMPGYIAGGMPPFGQSAPMLPPYQAGPPGGPMGIRPPLMSPGSRY; encoded by the exons GTACTGCAACAGAGATTTTGATGACGAAAAGATTCTCATTCAGCACCAGAAAGCCaaacatttcaaatgtcataTATGTCACAAGAAACTCTACACAGGGCCTGGATTAGCCATACACTGTATGCAG gtgcacaaaGAAACAATAGATGCGGTTCCTAATGCAATACCAGGGAGAACAGACATAGAGCTGGAGATCTATGGCATGGAGGGTATTCCAGAAAAAGACATACAAGATCGGAGAAGAGTACTTGATCAAAAGTCACCAG ATGGCCAGAAAAAGAAACAGAATCAGGATGACTCTgatgaggaagatgatgatgaagccGGACCTTCGTCGATTCAGCAGCCTGCTGTTCATCCTCCGGCTGCTTACATGCCCCCCATGACCCAGGCAGGCATCCCTCCCGGGCCTCGGGCCCAAGGCATACCTCCTGCCATTTATGCAC GCATGCCACCCATGATGGCTGGTGTCCCACCAATGATGCCTGGGATGCCACCGGTAATGCCAGCTATGCCACCTGG CATGATGCCAATGGGAAGGATGATGCACCATGGTCCAGTGATGCCTCAGATGATGCCTGGCATGCCACCAG GAATGTCATCCCATGTTGCAAGGCCCGGCATGCCTCCTATGGCACCTGCGGCTCCTGTTACAGCTCCTGGTATGGCCAGTAGAACAGCTGTACCTGTCACACTGTCGGCTGCATCCAAACCTCTCTTTCCAAGTGCTGTGCAG GCTCAGCAGACAGTATCAGGACCGTCATCAACCACCTCTGACCCTCCTAAAGTGACATTCCCAGCCTACACCCAGCCCTCCTCCTCACCCTCTGACGCTGCCCCCTACGTGGCTAAGCCCCCTGCCACGGTCACAAGTAAGCCAGCCACCCTCACCACCTTGAGTGCTACCAGTAAGTTGATGCACCCTGATGAGGATATCTCGCTG GAAGAGAGAAGGGCTCAGCTGCCTAGGTATCAGAGGCTAATCCCTCGGCCTGGACAGTCTGCAGCGGCTGCTGCCTCAGCTTCCCCCGGTGGAGCAGTGGGAGGAATGATGCCTGCCCAGCAGGTTATGCCTCCTCAGCAGCCTGGTATGAGGCATTCCATACATG GTCAGTATGGTGGTCCTCCTCAGCGCATGCCTGGTTATATAGCTGGTGGCATGCCTCCTTTTGGACAGAGCGCCCCAATGTTGCCCCCATACCAAGCTGGCCCACCTGGGGGCCCCATGGGCATAAGGCCACCCCTAATGTCTCCAGGCAGCCGATACTGA
- the znf207b gene encoding BUB3-interacting and GLEBS motif-containing protein ZNF207b isoform X1 yields MGRKKKKQLKPWCWYCNRDFDDEKILIQHQKAKHFKCHICHKKLYTGPGLAIHCMQVHKETIDAVPNAIPGRTDIELEIYGMEGIPEKDIQDRRRVLDQKSPDGQKKKQNQDDSDEEDDDEAGPSSIQQPAVHPPAAYMPPMTQAGIPPGPRAQGIPPAIYARMPPMMAGVPPMMPGMPPVMPAMPPGMMPMGRMMHHGPVMPQMMPGMPPGMSSHVARPGMPPMAPAAPVTAPGMASRTAVPVTLSAASKPLFPSAVQMGTGVASPSAAPASAETQSSSSKPLFPSSTQAQQTVSGPSSTTSDPPKVTFPAYTQPSSSPSDAAPYVAKPPATVTSKPATLTTLSATSKLMHPDEDISLEERRAQLPRYQRLIPRPGQSAAAAASASPGGAVGGMMPAQQVMPPQQPGMRHSIHGQYGGPPQRMPGYIAGGMPPFGQSAPMLPPYQAGPPGGPMGIRPPLMSPGSRY; encoded by the exons GTACTGCAACAGAGATTTTGATGACGAAAAGATTCTCATTCAGCACCAGAAAGCCaaacatttcaaatgtcataTATGTCACAAGAAACTCTACACAGGGCCTGGATTAGCCATACACTGTATGCAG gtgcacaaaGAAACAATAGATGCGGTTCCTAATGCAATACCAGGGAGAACAGACATAGAGCTGGAGATCTATGGCATGGAGGGTATTCCAGAAAAAGACATACAAGATCGGAGAAGAGTACTTGATCAAAAGTCACCAG ATGGCCAGAAAAAGAAACAGAATCAGGATGACTCTgatgaggaagatgatgatgaagccGGACCTTCGTCGATTCAGCAGCCTGCTGTTCATCCTCCGGCTGCTTACATGCCCCCCATGACCCAGGCAGGCATCCCTCCCGGGCCTCGGGCCCAAGGCATACCTCCTGCCATTTATGCAC GCATGCCACCCATGATGGCTGGTGTCCCACCAATGATGCCTGGGATGCCACCGGTAATGCCAGCTATGCCACCTGG CATGATGCCAATGGGAAGGATGATGCACCATGGTCCAGTGATGCCTCAGATGATGCCTGGCATGCCACCAG GAATGTCATCCCATGTTGCAAGGCCCGGCATGCCTCCTATGGCACCTGCGGCTCCTGTTACAGCTCCTGGTATGGCCAGTAGAACAGCTGTACCTGTCACACTGTCGGCTGCATCCAAACCTCTCTTTCCAAGTGCTGTGCAG ATGGGGACTGGTGTCGCGAGCCCCAGTGCCGCTCCTGCCAGTGCAGAGACACAGTCTTCCTCCTCTAAGCCTTTGTTCCCTAGCTCTACACAA GCTCAGCAGACAGTATCAGGACCGTCATCAACCACCTCTGACCCTCCTAAAGTGACATTCCCAGCCTACACCCAGCCCTCCTCCTCACCCTCTGACGCTGCCCCCTACGTGGCTAAGCCCCCTGCCACGGTCACAAGTAAGCCAGCCACCCTCACCACCTTGAGTGCTACCAGTAAGTTGATGCACCCTGATGAGGATATCTCGCTG GAAGAGAGAAGGGCTCAGCTGCCTAGGTATCAGAGGCTAATCCCTCGGCCTGGACAGTCTGCAGCGGCTGCTGCCTCAGCTTCCCCCGGTGGAGCAGTGGGAGGAATGATGCCTGCCCAGCAGGTTATGCCTCCTCAGCAGCCTGGTATGAGGCATTCCATACATG GTCAGTATGGTGGTCCTCCTCAGCGCATGCCTGGTTATATAGCTGGTGGCATGCCTCCTTTTGGACAGAGCGCCCCAATGTTGCCCCCATACCAAGCTGGCCCACCTGGGGGCCCCATGGGCATAAGGCCACCCCTAATGTCTCCAGGCAGCCGATACTGA